In the Thermodesulfovibrio yellowstonii DSM 11347 genome, one interval contains:
- a CDS encoding FtsB family cell division protein: MKKYSLKEQLLRERKKKDKIFFFLFLLIILFLGYSFFFGDMGYLKYRQLKKNEQKILKEINEISTENKLLKNEIELLKNDRSYLEKYARENFGLVKPGEMVFQFQKEEK, from the coding sequence ATGAAAAAATATTCTCTTAAGGAACAACTTTTAAGAGAGAGAAAGAAAAAAGATAAAATATTCTTTTTCCTGTTTTTATTGATTATTCTCTTTCTTGGTTATAGTTTTTTCTTTGGAGATATGGGCTATTTAAAATATAGACAATTAAAAAAGAATGAACAGAAAATTCTGAAAGAAATTAATGAAATTTCAACAGAAAATAAGCTTCTTAAAAATGAAATAGAACTTTTAAAAAATGATCGTTCTTATTTAGAAAAATATGCCAGAGAAAATTTTGGGCTTGTAAAGCCGGGAGAAATGGTTTTTCAATTCCAAAAAGAAGAAAAATGA
- a CDS encoding glycoside hydrolase family 57 protein — MSINLAILWHMHQPYYYDPLKNKFMLPWVRLHATKDYLDMLLILKKFPELKITFNLVPSLLKQLKEYENGATDIFFEHTIIPAEELNEEQKVFILENFFLANWKNMIYPFKRYRELLEKRGKIYGDPLKISKKFTPQEFRDIQVLFNLVWIDPLHREKDFFLKELQNKEANFTEEEKKLLLDKHIEIIKQIIPSYKEMAKSGQIELSVSPFYHPILPLIYDNYKAKECMPYALLPQYNFKAPEDAQTQINKAISYFEEIFGFKPYGMWPSEGSVSEEIIKLIAQAGIKWIATDEEILSKSINEKFRVGENLINPSMLYQMYEFEGVKIFFRDRILSDLIGFVYSSWDAQKAVDDFLKRVRSSTTSGIVSVILDGENAWEYYENDGNIFLEKLYGSLQKSKDIKTITFSDYLRQNPYATTLKKIFPGSWINANFSIWIGHEEDNLSWDYLYKVRQELLSYQKENPNKNTSQAWEEIYISEGSDWNWWYGDEHYTETKDVFDDIYRHHLMSVYLKIGKEPPSFLYIPISKKMREIKPEIEPKGFIYPKIDGKITGYFEWLEAGRFNLQRMGGSMHRAESLFSYLYYGFNRQSLFLRLDPFSSLKDFEDLKLHIQIIEPKRIKIVCDNIKAQLAEVFFQENEIWIKKKEIESVVFNEIFEIELPFEIIDIKQEENIYLFIEIFKNCYLIDRAPIIGFIKIHIPPYDFDKLMWF; from the coding sequence ATGAGCATTAATTTAGCAATTCTCTGGCATATGCATCAACCATACTATTATGACCCATTGAAGAATAAATTTATGCTTCCATGGGTAAGGCTTCATGCAACAAAAGATTATCTTGATATGCTTCTTATTTTAAAAAAATTTCCTGAATTAAAGATTACCTTTAATTTAGTGCCTTCTTTATTAAAACAACTTAAAGAGTATGAAAATGGAGCAACTGACATATTCTTTGAACACACTATTATTCCTGCAGAAGAACTCAATGAAGAGCAAAAAGTTTTTATTCTTGAAAATTTCTTCCTTGCAAACTGGAAAAACATGATATATCCATTTAAAAGATACAGAGAATTACTTGAAAAAAGGGGGAAAATTTATGGTGATCCTTTAAAAATATCAAAGAAATTTACACCTCAGGAATTTAGAGATATTCAAGTTCTTTTTAATCTTGTATGGATAGACCCTTTACATAGAGAAAAAGATTTTTTTCTAAAAGAATTACAGAACAAAGAAGCCAATTTCACAGAAGAAGAAAAAAAACTCCTTCTTGACAAACATATTGAAATTATCAAACAGATAATTCCATCTTATAAAGAAATGGCTAAATCAGGACAGATTGAACTTTCAGTATCTCCATTTTATCATCCTATACTTCCTTTAATTTATGATAACTATAAAGCAAAAGAATGTATGCCTTATGCATTATTACCTCAGTATAATTTCAAAGCACCTGAAGATGCTCAGACTCAAATAAATAAAGCCATTTCCTATTTTGAGGAAATATTTGGCTTTAAACCTTATGGAATGTGGCCATCTGAAGGCTCAGTAAGTGAAGAAATAATAAAATTGATTGCACAAGCAGGAATTAAATGGATAGCAACAGATGAAGAAATCTTGAGCAAATCAATAAATGAGAAATTTAGAGTTGGTGAAAATTTAATTAATCCCTCAATGCTTTATCAGATGTATGAATTTGAAGGAGTAAAAATTTTTTTTAGAGATAGAATTCTTTCAGATTTAATAGGATTTGTTTATTCAAGCTGGGATGCTCAGAAAGCAGTAGATGATTTTTTAAAAAGAGTTCGTTCCTCAACGACCTCTGGAATAGTTTCTGTAATTCTGGATGGAGAAAATGCCTGGGAATATTATGAAAATGATGGAAATATTTTTCTTGAAAAACTATACGGAAGTCTACAAAAAAGTAAAGATATAAAAACTATTACATTTTCAGATTATCTTAGACAAAATCCTTATGCAACAACATTAAAAAAAATTTTCCCTGGCTCTTGGATTAATGCAAATTTTTCAATATGGATAGGACATGAAGAAGACAATCTCTCATGGGATTATCTTTATAAAGTGAGGCAGGAACTACTTTCTTATCAAAAAGAAAATCCTAATAAAAATACATCTCAGGCATGGGAAGAAATATACATTTCAGAAGGAAGTGATTGGAACTGGTGGTATGGTGATGAACATTATACAGAAACAAAAGATGTTTTTGATGATATTTATAGACATCATCTAATGAGTGTATATTTAAAAATTGGCAAAGAACCTCCATCTTTTCTCTATATTCCTATAAGTAAAAAAATGAGAGAGATTAAGCCAGAAATAGAGCCGAAGGGATTTATATATCCAAAAATTGATGGAAAAATAACAGGTTATTTTGAATGGCTTGAGGCAGGAAGGTTTAACTTACAAAGAATGGGTGGAAGCATGCATAGGGCAGAAAGCCTGTTTTCATATCTTTATTACGGATTTAATAGACAGAGTCTTTTTCTTAGGCTTGACCCTTTTTCTTCGCTTAAAGATTTTGAAGATTTAAAATTACACATACAAATTATTGAACCCAAGAGAATAAAGATAGTTTGTGACAATATAAAAGCTCAATTAGCAGAAGTATTTTTTCAAGAAAATGAAATATGGATAAAAAAGAAAGAAATTGAAAGTGTTGTTTTTAATGAAATATTTGAAATAGAACTGCCTTTTGAAATTATAGATATAAAACAGGAAGAAAATATATATCTTTTTATAGAGATTTTTAAAAATTGTTATTTAATTGATCGCGCTCCAATTATTGGTTTTATAAAAATTCACATTCCCCCATATGATTTTGATAAACTAATGTGGTTTTAA